The Vidua macroura isolate BioBank_ID:100142 chromosome 4, ASM2450914v1, whole genome shotgun sequence genome window below encodes:
- the CHIC2 gene encoding cysteine-rich hydrophobic domain-containing protein 2 — translation MADFDEIYEEEEDEERALEEQLLKYSPDPVVVRGSGHVTVFGLSNKFEAEFPSSLTGKVAPEEFKASISRVNSCLKKNLPVNVRWLLCGCLCCCCTLGCSMWPVICLSKRTRRSIEKLLEWENNRLYHKLCLHWRLSKRKCETNNMMEYVILIEFLPKTPIFRPD, via the exons ATGGCGGACTTCGATGAGATCtacgaggaggaggaggacgaggaacGGGcgctggaggagcagctcctgaagtACTCCCCCGACCCGGTGGTGGTGCGCGGCTCTGGCCATGTCACCGT GTTTGGACTAAGCAACAAATTTGAAGCAGAATTTCCTTCATCTTTAACTGGAAAG GTTGCACCTGAAGAATTCAAAGCCAGCATCAGTAGAGTTAACAGTTGTCTTAAGAAGAATCTTCCAGTTAATGTGCGATGGCTGCTATGTGgatgcctttgctgctgctgcactttaGGTTGTAGTATGTGGCCAGTTATCTGCCTCAGTAAAAGA ACACGAAGATCGATTGAGAAGTTATTAGAATGGGAAAACAATAGGTTATACCACAAG CTGTGCTTGCATTGGAGACTAAGCAAAAGGAAATGTGAAACGAATAACATGATGGAATAT GTCATCCTTATAGAATTTTTACCAAAGACACCGATTTTTCGACCGGATTAg